In Pseudomonas sp. R76, one genomic interval encodes:
- a CDS encoding fimbrial biogenesis chaperone, with the protein MFLLRMVILAGGLFALAPPPASAALKIEGTRLIYFGQDKGATINVVNQASREVVVQTWITGEDDSAGRTVPFAATEPLVQLGAGEHHPLRILYAGEGLPSDRESLFWLNIMEIPLKPEDPNSVQFAIRQRLKLFYRPPALKGGSAEAVQQLQWRSDDGRTVTVHNPSAFHLSLVNLQTDNLALSDYLLLKPYERKTLTAPSPLPKGTTLHFTEITDIGLQARHSAALN; encoded by the coding sequence ATGTTTCTACTCAGAATGGTGATTTTAGCCGGCGGTTTATTCGCCCTCGCGCCGCCGCCCGCCAGCGCGGCGCTGAAAATCGAAGGCACACGCCTGATCTATTTCGGCCAGGACAAGGGCGCCACCATTAACGTGGTCAACCAGGCATCACGTGAGGTCGTGGTGCAAACCTGGATCACCGGCGAGGACGATTCAGCGGGCCGCACCGTGCCATTTGCCGCCACTGAACCGCTGGTGCAGCTGGGTGCCGGCGAGCATCACCCGTTGCGCATCCTGTATGCCGGTGAAGGCTTGCCCAGCGACCGCGAATCGTTGTTCTGGCTCAACATCATGGAAATCCCGCTCAAGCCGGAAGACCCCAACAGTGTGCAGTTTGCGATACGCCAGCGGCTCAAGCTGTTCTATCGGCCGCCCGCGCTCAAGGGCGGTTCGGCCGAAGCCGTGCAGCAACTGCAATGGCGCAGCGACGACGGGCGCACCGTCACCGTCCACAACCCCAGCGCGTTCCACCTGTCACTGGTGAACCTGCAAACCGACAACCTGGCGCTCAGTGATTACTTGCTGCTCAAGCCGTACGAGCGCAAAACCCTTACGGCGCCAAGCCCCTTGCCCAAAGGCACCACGCTTCACTTCACCGAAATCACCGACATCGGTTTGCAGGCCCGCCACAGCGCGGCGCTGAACTGA
- a CDS encoding EAL domain-containing response regulator — translation MKPLSILIVEDHPLQHIYLQHLLSELGDFMLETAEDGKEALERLRQRDFDLVLTDLLMPGMDGVQFIQCLASLRCKPALAIMSAASRRMLMAASLVAKNLDVEVIGLISKPVAADALRSLVDQLRTSVRKPSPDLPEHLDIDRHTLVQAMSSGQLQAWFQPKKSLANGRIVAAEALVRWMHPEQGVMLPAAFLPAIKAFELEERLLWVVLKQAIHAQERWRQRGYEIPVSINLPTHLLNSHDLADRLLEFVLHHDGIPGMICFELMECSVPQDISNFYAGACRLRIKGFGLSQDDFGKGYSSYLNLVSTPFTELKIDQALVQGCHDNEGMAQALASIIALGRKLGLTVVAEGVETPQQLALLRKVDCNQVQGFLISHAVSSEQFQQLLNNDGPATSH, via the coding sequence ATGAAGCCCCTTAGTATTTTGATTGTTGAGGACCATCCCCTGCAGCACATCTACCTGCAGCACCTGCTCAGTGAGTTGGGGGATTTCATGCTCGAAACCGCCGAGGACGGTAAAGAAGCGCTGGAGCGCCTGCGCCAGCGCGATTTCGACCTGGTACTGACCGACCTGTTGATGCCCGGCATGGACGGCGTGCAGTTCATTCAGTGCCTGGCCAGCCTGCGGTGCAAGCCGGCGCTGGCAATCATGAGCGCGGCATCGCGGCGCATGTTGATGGCTGCAAGCCTGGTGGCGAAAAACCTCGACGTGGAAGTCATCGGGCTGATCTCCAAACCGGTCGCCGCCGACGCCTTGCGCAGCCTGGTGGACCAGCTCAGGACCAGCGTGCGCAAGCCCTCCCCCGATTTGCCCGAACACCTGGACATCGACCGCCACACCCTGGTGCAGGCCATGAGCAGCGGCCAGTTGCAGGCCTGGTTCCAACCGAAAAAATCCCTCGCCAACGGGCGCATTGTCGCCGCCGAAGCGCTGGTGCGCTGGATGCACCCCGAGCAAGGCGTGATGCTGCCCGCCGCATTCCTGCCGGCGATCAAGGCATTCGAGCTGGAAGAACGGCTGTTGTGGGTGGTGCTCAAACAGGCGATTCACGCCCAGGAACGCTGGCGCCAGCGTGGGTATGAAATCCCGGTGTCGATCAACCTGCCCACGCACCTGCTCAACAGCCACGACCTGGCCGACCGTTTGCTGGAATTCGTGCTGCACCACGACGGCATTCCGGGAATGATCTGCTTCGAGTTGATGGAGTGCTCGGTGCCCCAGGACATCAGCAACTTCTACGCCGGTGCCTGCCGCCTGCGCATCAAGGGCTTCGGCTTGTCCCAGGACGATTTCGGCAAAGGCTACAGCTCGTACTTGAACTTGGTCTCCACGCCATTTACCGAATTGAAGATCGACCAGGCGCTGGTGCAGGGCTGCCACGACAACGAGGGCATGGCCCAGGCGTTGGCGAGCATCATCGCGCTGGGGCGCAAACTCGGCCTGACGGTGGTCGCCGAAGGCGTGGAAACACCGCAGCAGCTGGCCCTGCTGCGCAAGGTCGACTGCAATCAGGTGCAAGGTTTCCTGATTTCACACGCGGTTTCTTCCGAACAATTTCAACAACTTCTGAACAATGATGGCCCCGCGACATCTCACTAG
- a CDS encoding response regulator: MKKFNVVIADDHPIVLLGVRELVERDTRFQVVGEAVCSAGLIELLQRQGADIVITDYNMPGDSPYGDGLKLVEYLKRHFPQVQILILTMISNHLILTRLQELGVVGIIQKSQLHTEIQLALKAIAQQSAYRSLEPPKTSVIETLTAIDERFTSLSPKEFEILRLFISGMSVSDIARSQNRSSKTISAQKISAMRKLEVSSDQDLLTYCLARNLFN; this comes from the coding sequence ATGAAAAAATTCAACGTGGTTATCGCGGACGATCACCCGATCGTGCTGCTTGGGGTACGCGAGCTGGTGGAGCGCGACACGCGCTTTCAGGTCGTGGGCGAAGCCGTGTGTTCGGCGGGCCTGATCGAGCTGTTGCAGCGCCAGGGCGCCGACATTGTGATCACCGATTACAACATGCCCGGCGACTCGCCCTACGGCGATGGCCTGAAGCTGGTGGAATACCTGAAACGGCATTTTCCGCAGGTGCAGATTCTGATCCTGACGATGATTTCCAACCACCTGATCCTCACCCGCCTGCAGGAGCTGGGCGTGGTCGGCATCATCCAGAAAAGCCAGTTGCACACCGAGATCCAGTTGGCGCTGAAGGCGATTGCACAACAGAGCGCCTACCGCAGCCTGGAGCCGCCGAAAACCTCGGTGATCGAGACGTTGACCGCCATCGACGAGCGCTTCACCAGTTTGTCGCCCAAAGAGTTCGAGATCTTGCGATTGTTTATTTCCGGCATGAGCGTGAGTGATATTGCGCGCAGCCAGAACCGCAGTTCAAAGACCATCAGTGCGCAAAAGATATCGGCGATGCGCAAACTTGAAGTGAGCAGCGACCAGGACCTTCTCACCTATTGCCTGGCGCGTAACCTCTTTAACTAA
- a CDS encoding ATP-binding protein yields the protein MRLKSYLLQINPVLSRPEAARRLLRIFATVLLIGILSGVYTFLLSTFNNDISERRGYMSSAIAEAHTFFTNRQALLESLGLSAVRKQSKIYPSSPEEEHVYLGDTPGNPWSIWLTARLRDYLKAKQLNLLYVNAGPNPQVMRLYDATAQVLPISKCMLNRLKTLQHSDPATLNELWLSDRTEQHSHLYIFIRLDRQDPNSGWLGLEMESREVSSTLSDRSAGEFMMLNSQGMLVFTNSDDTQRRQQRLKPKEDNFFGFVGGGWLPDHLVIRKHLKSSDWQLMYSIDLRAVVTGLWKQLLGSLLFCLLSLTLIWLVMRRVDQRFIIPSIHRIQALIESEAFGRDVIQTAPVALCVLRRTDGQVVLENTLAQQWLGNGPERETLRAGWIEQAFAGEPSERSDYFETIDGRHLYLSSAPTRYKGEDVLFCAFSDISARKQVEAALEEARQSADAANAAKTLFLATMSHEIRTPLYGVLGTLELLARTQLDTQQKDYLHAIEGSSSTLLQLICDVLDVSKIEAGQLALELSEFSPLDLVHEIIQGYAAAAQGKGLQLYACFDPKLPERLIGDVTRIRQILNNLLNNAVKFTDYGRVVLRVKVLGRDGERSSLLWQVSDTGKGIAQEDQAMIFEPFYQSEGNTNVVAGTGLGLPICQRLTELMNGNIRMVSELGLGSSFSLILPLEEAPTPPMTPLLAETIYVVSPIPELAHAISGWLRRWGARAQAGLPTLHDSHLLLQVHPGSVDPLLVPEWPGPVIHVSSNACTPLEADAGAWHVNLNHLGAIHQAVSQAQGLWVARADEHTHRRDLNKLNLHLLVAEDNIINQLILRDQLEELGCTVELAADGQEALQLYTAGNFDVVLTDVNMPHINGYELARELRRQGCPLPIIGATANAMRGEADLCLAAGMNHCLVKPFALRALFNSLAPYARITHEAP from the coding sequence ATGCGATTGAAAAGTTATCTGCTCCAGATCAACCCCGTCCTCTCCCGACCCGAAGCAGCCAGAAGGCTGCTTCGTATTTTTGCGACGGTGCTGCTCATCGGCATCTTGAGCGGGGTCTATACCTTTCTGCTGTCCACCTTCAATAACGATATCTCCGAGCGCCGCGGCTACATGAGCAGCGCCATCGCCGAAGCGCATACCTTTTTCACCAACCGCCAGGCCCTGCTCGAAAGCCTGGGCCTGTCGGCGGTGCGCAAGCAGTCGAAAATTTATCCATCGTCCCCGGAAGAAGAACATGTGTACCTGGGCGACACGCCCGGCAACCCGTGGAGCATCTGGCTGACCGCGCGCCTGCGCGACTACCTCAAGGCCAAGCAGCTCAACCTGCTGTATGTGAACGCCGGCCCCAACCCGCAAGTGATGCGGCTGTACGACGCAACCGCGCAAGTGCTGCCGATTTCCAAGTGCATGCTCAACCGCCTCAAGACCTTGCAACACAGCGACCCGGCCACCCTCAACGAGCTGTGGCTGAGTGACCGCACCGAGCAGCACTCGCACCTGTACATTTTCATCCGCCTGGACCGCCAAGACCCCAACTCCGGCTGGCTGGGCCTGGAGATGGAAAGCCGCGAAGTGTCCTCAACCCTCAGCGACCGGAGTGCCGGCGAATTCATGATGCTCAACTCCCAGGGCATGCTGGTGTTCACCAACAGCGATGACACGCAGAGGCGCCAGCAACGCCTCAAGCCCAAGGAAGACAACTTCTTCGGCTTTGTCGGCGGCGGTTGGCTGCCCGACCACCTGGTGATTCGCAAGCACCTGAAATCCTCCGACTGGCAGCTGATGTATTCCATCGACCTGCGCGCCGTGGTCACCGGCCTGTGGAAACAGCTGCTCGGCTCGCTGCTGTTTTGCCTTTTGAGCCTGACGCTGATCTGGCTGGTGATGCGCCGCGTCGACCAGCGTTTCATCATTCCTTCGATTCATCGCATCCAGGCGTTGATCGAAAGCGAGGCGTTTGGCCGTGATGTGATCCAGACCGCGCCGGTCGCCCTGTGCGTACTGCGCCGCACCGACGGCCAGGTGGTGCTGGAAAACACCCTGGCCCAGCAATGGCTGGGCAATGGCCCGGAGCGCGAAACCCTGCGTGCCGGCTGGATCGAACAGGCGTTCGCCGGCGAACCGTCCGAACGCAGCGACTATTTTGAAACCATCGACGGCCGCCACCTGTACTTGAGCAGTGCGCCGACCCGCTACAAAGGCGAGGACGTGCTGTTTTGCGCGTTCAGCGATATCAGTGCGCGCAAGCAAGTCGAAGCGGCACTGGAGGAAGCGCGGCAGTCGGCGGACGCGGCCAACGCCGCCAAGACGCTGTTCCTGGCGACCATGAGCCATGAAATCCGCACGCCGCTGTACGGCGTGCTTGGCACCCTGGAATTGCTGGCGCGCACGCAACTGGATACCCAGCAAAAAGACTACCTGCATGCCATCGAAGGCTCGTCTTCAACCTTGCTGCAGCTGATTTGCGACGTGCTCGATGTGTCGAAGATCGAGGCCGGGCAACTGGCGCTGGAGTTGAGTGAGTTCTCGCCACTGGACCTGGTCCACGAAATCATCCAGGGCTACGCCGCCGCCGCCCAGGGCAAAGGCCTGCAACTGTATGCGTGCTTCGACCCGAAGTTGCCGGAACGGCTGATCGGCGACGTGACGCGCATCCGCCAGATCCTGAATAACCTGCTCAACAACGCGGTGAAGTTCACCGACTACGGGCGCGTGGTGCTGCGGGTCAAAGTGCTCGGCCGCGACGGCGAGCGCTCCAGCCTGCTGTGGCAAGTCTCGGACACCGGCAAAGGCATTGCCCAGGAAGACCAGGCGATGATTTTCGAGCCGTTCTACCAGAGCGAAGGCAATACCAACGTGGTCGCCGGCACCGGCCTGGGCCTGCCGATCTGCCAGCGCCTGACCGAATTGATGAACGGCAATATCCGCATGGTCAGCGAACTGGGGCTGGGCAGCAGCTTCAGCCTGATCCTGCCACTGGAAGAAGCGCCGACCCCACCGATGACGCCGCTGTTGGCCGAGACCATTTACGTGGTCTCCCCCATCCCGGAACTCGCGCATGCCATCAGCGGCTGGTTGCGCCGCTGGGGCGCACGCGCCCAGGCCGGGCTGCCGACGCTGCACGATAGCCACCTGCTGCTGCAAGTACACCCCGGCAGCGTCGACCCGTTGCTGGTGCCGGAATGGCCGGGCCCGGTGATCCACGTCAGCAGTAATGCCTGCACGCCGTTGGAAGCCGACGCCGGCGCCTGGCACGTCAACCTCAACCACCTTGGCGCCATTCACCAAGCCGTGAGCCAGGCGCAGGGGCTGTGGGTGGCCCGCGCCGATGAGCACACGCACCGGCGTGACTTGAACAAACTCAACCTGCACTTGCTGGTGGCGGAGGACAACATCATCAACCAGCTGATTTTGCGTGACCAACTCGAAGAACTCGGCTGCACCGTGGAGCTGGCGGCCGATGGTCAGGAAGCGTTGCAGCTGTACACCGCCGGCAACTTCGACGTGGTGTTGACGGACGTGAACATGCCCCACATCAACGGCTATGAACTGGCGCGTGAACTGCGGCGCCAGGGCTGCCCGTTGCCGATTATCGGGGCCACCGCCAACGCCATGCGCGGCGAGGCCGACCTGTGCCTGGCCGCCGGCATGAACCATTGCCTGGTCAAACCCTTTGCGTTGCGGGCTCTATTCAACTCCCTGGCGCCTTATGCACGGATCACCCATGAAGCCCCTTAG
- a CDS encoding hybrid sensor histidine kinase/response regulator, which yields MKHNNAVLEAFTRSSVRLNKGLMVLIGIAMLLVLTNYWSLQRGVETRYGATRFHFARLMENLAEQASYLKSLTHPGIQAELLHATNVQVSLKSRMVDNHRTLYEGQKYSFSVPFSVKFDEQQVSPAARSQIFALGAHLTSYFSAFWSSSPYEAPQTFLLNRQTPYIITIPSVGYQRRESTEETGNLVALVNAVQQTLEQTPQPLEQNRVYWQAGPAPDHLLAYIGLPLDGQGQAVVGTVLDVAQVDDVQRTLEHSAFDRFTLIAPDGSRLIGPETDATLSDGIHVNAYGFEFKITQAGDQPWSAVYGLNYSHFFHSALWPLSSLALFLASLISLGWAGSRWYRRQVITPARLAHERIAESVAFSRVIIDTAPTGLCVVRRSDAKVLIENQRAQQWPGTARLVAAMAGVHDSGHGGESGETHLEIEGRHLQVGFVSTRYQAEDVRLYAFNDITRHIDDAQALDDARRTADAANKAKTLFLATMSHEIRTPLYGVLGTLELLGLTDLDPHQQTYLHTIQRSSATLFQLISDVLDVSKIESGQMAIEAVEFCPLDMLEDTLHTYAAFAQRKGLQLYSCIDPQLPDCVMGDPMRIRQILNNLVSNAIKFTDIGRVVIRARVTALDADNVDLEWQVTDSGVGIPEAQQAKLFDVFYQAPDTAGEGGAGLGLPICRWLAQMMGGEIKVVSEPGLGSSFTLKMRLPLCSGALTNMPLIEPSPTPVYVQAPVRELAQSLCDWLNRLGITAALAASTPEQDSRRAVLIDVLPNEPLRPWPGQRVLCLPGAHSPPLHTEQGWVVDMHAMRAIAATVSLAQHGKHEHPPAALPQSAGRLELRILVAEDNPVNQAIIKEQLEALGCSVTLAANGEQALQLWQPQAFDLVLTDVNMPLMNGYELTKTLRAHDRQLPIIGVTANAMREEGVRCLAVGMNAWIVKPLSLQTLRAQLVKHCKIKPPVEPPPQTFNDSVQLSDKMRPLFISSVQQDVQRIGAALAQRDARTLGQLLHSAAGALGAVQALDLAQACIELESALNRGSLDTSLELRVKAVMQRLSAVLDTLQPGHTSLT from the coding sequence ATGAAGCACAACAACGCGGTCCTCGAAGCCTTTACCCGCAGCTCAGTACGCCTGAACAAAGGCCTGATGGTGTTGATCGGGATCGCGATGCTGCTGGTCCTGACCAACTACTGGTCGCTGCAACGCGGGGTCGAAACCCGCTACGGCGCCACCCGCTTTCATTTTGCGCGCTTGATGGAGAACCTGGCGGAACAGGCGTCGTACCTCAAGAGCCTGACGCATCCGGGCATTCAGGCCGAACTGCTGCACGCCACCAACGTGCAGGTCAGCCTGAAAAGCCGCATGGTCGACAACCACCGCACGCTGTACGAAGGCCAGAAGTATTCGTTTTCGGTGCCGTTCAGCGTCAAGTTCGATGAGCAGCAGGTCAGCCCCGCCGCCCGGTCGCAGATCTTTGCCTTGGGCGCGCACCTGACCAGCTATTTCAGTGCGTTCTGGTCCTCATCACCGTACGAGGCGCCGCAGACCTTTCTGCTCAATCGCCAGACCCCGTACATCATCACCATCCCGTCGGTGGGCTATCAGCGCCGAGAAAGCACCGAGGAAACCGGCAACCTGGTGGCGCTGGTCAATGCGGTGCAGCAAACCCTCGAGCAGACGCCGCAGCCGCTGGAACAGAACCGCGTGTACTGGCAAGCCGGCCCCGCGCCCGATCATCTGCTGGCTTATATCGGTTTGCCCCTCGACGGCCAGGGCCAGGCGGTGGTCGGCACCGTGCTCGACGTGGCCCAGGTCGACGACGTGCAGCGTACCCTCGAGCATTCGGCCTTTGATCGCTTTACCCTGATTGCGCCCGATGGCAGCCGGTTGATCGGGCCCGAGACCGACGCGACGCTCAGCGACGGCATACACGTTAACGCCTACGGCTTTGAGTTCAAGATCACCCAGGCCGGTGACCAGCCGTGGAGCGCGGTGTATGGCCTGAACTACTCGCACTTCTTCCACTCGGCCTTATGGCCGTTGAGCAGCCTGGCGTTGTTCCTTGCCAGTTTGATCAGCCTGGGCTGGGCCGGCAGCCGTTGGTATCGGCGCCAGGTGATCACGCCCGCGCGCCTGGCCCACGAACGCATTGCCGAAAGCGTGGCTTTCAGCCGCGTGATCATCGACACCGCGCCCACCGGTTTGTGTGTGGTACGGCGCAGCGACGCCAAGGTGTTGATCGAGAACCAGCGCGCCCAGCAATGGCCGGGCACCGCGCGCCTGGTGGCCGCCATGGCCGGTGTGCACGACAGCGGCCATGGCGGCGAGAGCGGCGAAACGCACCTGGAGATCGAAGGCCGGCACTTGCAAGTCGGCTTTGTCTCCACCCGCTATCAGGCCGAAGACGTGCGCCTGTATGCGTTCAACGACATCACCCGGCATATCGACGACGCCCAGGCCTTGGATGACGCCCGCCGCACCGCCGATGCCGCCAACAAGGCAAAGACGCTGTTCCTGGCGACCATGAGCCATGAAATTCGCACGCCGTTGTATGGCGTGCTTGGCACCCTGGAATTGCTCGGCCTGACCGACCTGGACCCCCATCAGCAAACTTACCTGCATACGATCCAGCGCTCCTCCGCCACGCTGTTCCAGTTGATCAGTGATGTGCTGGACGTCTCGAAAATCGAGTCCGGGCAAATGGCGATTGAAGCCGTGGAGTTCTGCCCGCTGGACATGCTCGAAGACACCTTGCACACCTATGCCGCCTTCGCCCAGCGCAAAGGTTTGCAACTCTACAGCTGCATCGATCCGCAGCTGCCGGACTGTGTGATGGGCGACCCGATGCGGATCCGCCAGATTCTGAATAACCTGGTGAGTAACGCCATCAAGTTCACCGATATCGGGCGCGTGGTCATTCGCGCCCGAGTCACCGCACTCGACGCCGACAACGTCGACCTCGAATGGCAGGTCACCGACTCCGGCGTGGGCATTCCCGAGGCGCAACAGGCCAAGCTGTTCGACGTATTTTACCAGGCACCGGACACCGCCGGCGAAGGCGGCGCCGGGCTGGGACTGCCGATTTGCCGCTGGCTGGCGCAGATGATGGGCGGTGAAATCAAGGTGGTCAGCGAACCGGGCCTGGGTAGCAGCTTTACCCTGAAAATGCGCCTGCCGTTGTGCAGCGGCGCCCTGACCAACATGCCGCTGATCGAACCCAGCCCAACGCCCGTGTATGTGCAAGCACCGGTGCGGGAGTTGGCGCAGTCGCTGTGTGACTGGCTCAACCGTCTGGGCATTACGGCGGCCCTGGCGGCGTCCACGCCCGAGCAGGATAGCCGCCGCGCGGTGCTGATCGATGTGCTGCCCAATGAGCCGCTGCGCCCCTGGCCCGGCCAACGTGTGCTGTGCCTGCCGGGCGCGCACTCCCCGCCGCTGCACACGGAACAGGGCTGGGTGGTGGACATGCACGCCATGCGCGCCATTGCAGCCACCGTGTCGTTGGCGCAGCACGGCAAGCACGAGCATCCGCCGGCTGCCCTGCCGCAAAGCGCTGGGCGGCTGGAGCTGCGCATCCTGGTGGCGGAGGACAACCCAGTCAACCAGGCGATCATCAAGGAACAACTGGAAGCGCTCGGCTGCTCGGTGACCCTGGCCGCCAACGGCGAGCAGGCGCTGCAGCTGTGGCAACCGCAGGCGTTCGACCTGGTGCTGACTGACGTGAACATGCCCTTGATGAATGGCTATGAACTGACCAAGACCCTCAGGGCGCATGATCGGCAGTTGCCGATTATCGGCGTGACCGCCAATGCCATGCGCGAAGAAGGCGTGCGCTGCCTCGCGGTGGGCATGAATGCCTGGATCGTCAAACCCCTGAGCCTGCAAACGTTGCGCGCGCAGTTGGTCAAGCACTGCAAAATCAAGCCACCGGTAGAACCGCCGCCGCAGACGTTCAATGACAGCGTGCAGCTGTCGGACAAGATGCGCCCGCTGTTCATCAGCAGCGTGCAGCAAGACGTGCAGCGTATCGGCGCGGCCCTGGCACAGCGCGATGCGCGCACCCTCGGCCAACTGCTGCACTCGGCCGCCGGTGCCCTCGGCGCAGTGCAGGCGCTCGACCTGGCCCAGGCCTGCATCGAACTGGAAAGCGCACTGAATCGCGGCAGCCTCGACACCTCGCTTGAGCTTAGGGTGAAGGCTGTGATGCAGCGACTGTCAGCCGTCCTGGACACGCTCCAGCCCGGGCACACTTCCCTCACTTGA
- a CDS encoding fimbrial protein translates to MKKFSLAVIASAVIAASGSAFAADPAPTPTLGGSGKITFTGVINNDACSVDGANSDRTISVDMGNVSIKDMGTAENPTAGRVTAKDFNLNVNCNQGTKVAMIFDANNGGSGLVTGKNVLALNAGSASAKNVGIALLDSNGTLIDLSSAATARIESTMHGNGAAGGDATLSFAAAYVTTGAAGASTAGRGDATLPFILQYE, encoded by the coding sequence ATGAAGAAGTTTTCCCTGGCTGTTATCGCCTCGGCCGTTATCGCTGCCTCCGGCAGTGCATTTGCCGCAGACCCGGCACCGACGCCTACCCTGGGCGGCAGCGGTAAAATTACCTTCACCGGCGTGATCAACAACGACGCCTGCTCGGTCGACGGCGCCAACTCCGACCGCACTATTTCGGTGGACATGGGCAACGTGTCGATCAAAGACATGGGCACCGCAGAAAACCCAACCGCAGGCCGCGTGACCGCCAAAGACTTCAACCTGAACGTCAACTGCAACCAGGGCACCAAAGTCGCGATGATCTTTGATGCCAACAACGGCGGTTCGGGCCTGGTCACAGGCAAGAACGTCCTGGCTTTGAACGCTGGTTCCGCTTCGGCTAAAAACGTCGGTATCGCCCTGCTCGACAGCAACGGCACCCTGATCGACCTCAGCTCGGCAGCCACTGCGCGCATCGAAAGCACCATGCACGGCAACGGCGCTGCCGGCGGCGACGCCACCCTGAGCTTCGCGGCGGCCTACGTCACCACCGGTGCCGCCGGTGCGTCTACCGCGGGTCGTGGTGATGCCACCCTGCCGTTCATCCTGCAATACGAGTAA
- a CDS encoding fimbrial protein, giving the protein MSLTKRCLPLLLWACAILPATSHALACREDGTGSIITQEALGTALAVAADAPNGSIIWESGPRSTNVICKDDYNYGREEIYFYVNPANVSIGTGIRVGIRYNNQPITQSTGKVGTGFFSDRGCTSNCVGWDKARFTLNFSVFIEKYDPTPPSGQASTLTSYRVFQLDGVRGLNSRPNSNFNYVVTGMNGIRFVPCTPELTITPNVVSFPMPSRKFAIGEVASSANFSLNLRKGCDTPYTVSARFATTPGGGSVVNGLLVPDNNKSVGISLSRVESQQPLAFNNWFTLQELMGLGQSHDEFRADLKWRTLPIPGAFDAAVVVDMYYK; this is encoded by the coding sequence ATGTCACTGACCAAACGCTGTTTACCCCTACTGCTGTGGGCCTGCGCCATCTTGCCGGCCACCAGCCATGCGCTGGCCTGCCGTGAGGACGGCACCGGCTCGATCATTACCCAGGAAGCGCTCGGCACCGCGCTGGCGGTGGCGGCCGATGCGCCCAACGGCAGCATCATCTGGGAGTCCGGCCCACGCTCCACCAATGTGATCTGCAAAGACGACTACAACTACGGCCGCGAGGAAATCTACTTCTACGTCAACCCGGCCAACGTCAGCATTGGCACGGGTATCCGTGTGGGCATTCGCTACAACAACCAGCCGATTACCCAAAGCACCGGCAAGGTCGGCACCGGGTTCTTTTCCGACCGCGGCTGCACGTCCAATTGCGTCGGTTGGGACAAGGCGCGCTTCACCCTCAACTTCAGCGTGTTCATCGAAAAATACGACCCCACGCCCCCCAGCGGCCAGGCCAGTACCTTGACCTCATACCGCGTGTTCCAGCTGGACGGCGTACGCGGGCTCAACTCTCGGCCCAACAGCAACTTCAACTACGTGGTCACCGGCATGAACGGCATCCGCTTCGTGCCGTGCACCCCCGAGCTGACCATCACCCCCAACGTGGTCAGCTTCCCGATGCCCTCACGCAAGTTTGCAATCGGCGAAGTCGCCAGCAGCGCGAACTTCAGCCTGAACCTGCGCAAGGGCTGCGACACGCCCTACACCGTCAGCGCACGCTTCGCGACCACGCCGGGCGGCGGCAGTGTGGTCAACGGCTTGCTGGTGCCGGACAACAACAAGTCAGTGGGCATCTCGTTGTCGCGCGTCGAGAGCCAGCAGCCGCTGGCATTCAATAACTGGTTCACCCTGCAGGAGCTGATGGGCCTGGGCCAGAGCCACGACGAATTTCGCGCCGACCTGAAATGGCGCACCCTGCCGATCCCGGGCGCGTTCGACGCGGCGGTGGTGGTGGATATGTATTACAAATAG
- a CDS encoding chemotaxis protein CheY, whose amino-acid sequence MSNKALRLLIADADLLQRIKIEKMLNQLGYHRIAPLSSFDELQALTRTDGVAFDLLIINTALVHSRQVNLLKYCHDNPLIRHTLIYDGQCAQSSVVSVSVSQTLHLSLSQSPDFNSLRRCMEMVDPDHSLPTVERPTLRAVESRVSQFSSVPRASYQGDPAVVACAVGLSPKR is encoded by the coding sequence ATGTCCAATAAAGCGTTACGCCTTCTGATTGCCGATGCAGACCTTCTGCAACGGATCAAGATCGAGAAAATGCTCAACCAGTTGGGCTATCACCGCATCGCCCCCTTGAGCTCGTTCGACGAGCTGCAGGCATTGACGCGTACGGACGGCGTGGCGTTCGATCTGTTGATCATCAACACCGCGCTGGTGCATTCGCGCCAGGTCAACCTGTTGAAGTACTGCCACGACAACCCGCTGATTCGCCACACACTGATCTACGACGGGCAATGTGCCCAGAGCTCGGTGGTGTCGGTATCGGTGAGCCAGACGTTGCACCTGTCGCTGTCGCAATCGCCGGACTTCAACTCGCTGCGCCGCTGCATGGAAATGGTCGACCCCGACCATAGCCTGCCGACGGTCGAGCGCCCGACACTGCGCGCCGTCGAAAGCCGGGTCAGTCAGTTCTCCAGCGTGCCGCGCGCCAGTTACCAG